Proteins encoded within one genomic window of Ranitomeya variabilis isolate aRanVar5 chromosome 4, aRanVar5.hap1, whole genome shotgun sequence:
- the PSMC3IP gene encoding homologous-pairing protein 2 homolog isoform X2, with the protein MSKSKDAAASSLILKYLNDQNRPYSTQDVFSNLQRDHGLGKTAVVKAMELLSQQGKIKEKVYGKQKIYFADQDQFPNVSDTELKSLDVQISELSNKLQSVQQSCRQLETELKDLNSAMTTEEMMKEIKELTQECSRHKEKLQKIKSATNHVTPEEKEKVYSERKQYSKEWRKRKRMATDIFEAILEGYPKSKKQFFEEVGIETDEEHNVTVPDV; encoded by the exons ATGAGTAAATCAAAGGACGCTGCGG CCAGCAGTCTCATACTGAAGTACCTGAATGACCAGAACAGGCCGTACAGCACACAGGACGTATTCAGTAACCTGCAGAGGGACCATGGGCTCGGCAAAACC GCTGTTGTCAAAGCAATGGAGCTACTTTCCCAGCAAGGTAAAATTAAGGAAAAAGTTTACGGCAAACAGAAAATCTACTTTGCTGATCAG GACCAGTTCCCAAATGTGAGTGACACAGAGCTGAAGAGTCTGGATGTCCAGATCTCCGAACTTTCCAATAAGCTGCAGAGTGTCCAGCAGAGCTGCCGTCAGCTGGAGACAG AGTTGAAAGATCTGAACAGTGCCATGACAACTGAAGAGATGATGAAAGAAATAAAGGAATTAACGCAGGAATGTAGTAGACACAAGGAAAAGCTGCAGAAGATAAAATCTGCAACTAACCATGTCACCCCAGAGGAAAAGGAGAAG GTGTACAGTGAACGGAAGCAATACAGTAAGGAATGGAGGAAGAGGAAACGCATG GCTACCGATATTTTTGAGGCCATACTTGAAGGTTACCCAAAAAGCAAGAAGCAATTCTTT GAAGAAGTTGGGATTGAAACTGATGAAGAGCACAATGTGACTGTACCAGACGTCTGA
- the PSMC3IP gene encoding homologous-pairing protein 2 homolog isoform X1 produces MTRTGRTAHRTYSVTCRGTMGSAKPLLSKQWSYFPSKDQFPNVSDTELKSLDVQISELSNKLQSVQQSCRQLETELKDLNSAMTTEEMMKEIKELTQECSRHKEKLQKIKSATNHVTPEEKEKVYSERKQYSKEWRKRKRMATDIFEAILEGYPKSKKQFFEEVGIETDEEHNVTVPDV; encoded by the exons ATGACCAGAACAGGCCGTACAGCACACAGGACGTATTCAGTAACCTGCAGAGGGACCATGGGCTCGGCAAAACC GCTGTTGTCAAAGCAATGGAGCTACTTTCCCAGCAAG GACCAGTTCCCAAATGTGAGTGACACAGAGCTGAAGAGTCTGGATGTCCAGATCTCCGAACTTTCCAATAAGCTGCAGAGTGTCCAGCAGAGCTGCCGTCAGCTGGAGACAG AGTTGAAAGATCTGAACAGTGCCATGACAACTGAAGAGATGATGAAAGAAATAAAGGAATTAACGCAGGAATGTAGTAGACACAAGGAAAAGCTGCAGAAGATAAAATCTGCAACTAACCATGTCACCCCAGAGGAAAAGGAGAAG GTGTACAGTGAACGGAAGCAATACAGTAAGGAATGGAGGAAGAGGAAACGCATG GCTACCGATATTTTTGAGGCCATACTTGAAGGTTACCCAAAAAGCAAGAAGCAATTCTTT GAAGAAGTTGGGATTGAAACTGATGAAGAGCACAATGTGACTGTACCAGACGTCTGA